One part of the Bacillus rossius redtenbacheri isolate Brsri chromosome 18, Brsri_v3, whole genome shotgun sequence genome encodes these proteins:
- the LOC134541458 gene encoding ATP-dependent DNA helicase Q4 isoform X2: MEISFSEDCENSSSFSNSAFSALETNKKNDILEDSQNDTIDTTDSMNLHQLEASLEICSPITPIDINSFSGSSDAVPEGMLPAACEKNEEESKIANELKNVKGVWGIHLNVKKECKPENKKLPIIETRSSQLSQKLFAGAKFKIRNPRKPLSVSRTLKRNRSDSCAIESISNFDSVSCEDDYVSSSAPSQFQDVSLNLTCSQPSGSESNNACQSDKFKIATIRTPVAHTAVNIVQKMFAPSSSQSDCTPLRKIDQGWLERCAKANDLHCKPSLQNDSGIESLGSNAKSSISPEAECLNFKPCTMFDSVFDNAVVADSFQNKKFGESFASDEDIVDDSGSETESQSRFSFGIKRKSCSYTTHTNTPLVTNRKPDKKCKFDVDADNLISRKSCDKTSASPSCLSEGTPKECSKTVKEIDVYEIANTIVEEEKQISKKTKKKGGKLSKKELLEKKMSSGQANDNYVSINLKKKIYARGKKTVNFSKYKKLEWKKKKRAAGFAGCSDDTPANSGGGGLLTCFSCGDVGHYARNCLNKGDKLLPQDEGEEEDESPFPTLEQAEAMAAELAQPNVRRTFQLGREELEVRSLAEQKDLPDSMKEELGIETLPPSKVPPVYKLNEDGSLIDTPLEVVAALLKFGHRRFRPGQEEAVMRVLSGLSTLVTLSTGAGKSLCYQLPAYVYAQRSRCVTLVVSPLVSLMEDQVTGVPACLRVACLHTAQTPKQRQAVAEAAGAGRLDVLLVSPEAVVSGDRATGFSALLRQLPPVAFACVDEAHCVSQWSHNFRPSYLMVCQVLREKLGVSTILGLTATATAATRAGIAPHLGVPDGERGVISDVPLPANLLLSVSRDPERDRALVGLLGGRRFAPCGSIVVYCTRREECERLAALIRTCLQDAHGRKAKKSRLSEVAEPYHAGLSAARRKQVQKLFMSGELRIVVATVAFGMGINKPDIRGVIHYNMPHSFESYVQEVGRAGRDGLPAQCHLFLDSKGRDKNELRRHIHADSVDRHTVRRLLQRVFVGCKCATAGAPCPGHEVAFPLDDTVLALDLPRENVLTLLCYLQLDPRRWASVLPPAYTLCKVVSYKGPSALRRAAGTCAPLAMAIALDQRRGVSHEKSNIIEFPVVEVAAAIGWDSGLAKARLKNLEWQKVGDKWRRTGLAVEFSRLGFRVAARGDLPARELDEVLDTLHARVRGREAAALAQLESVFAALTAVSCPEYKECSEECNIDRSEQLKGIIREYFQREQVACDLPSEEGLRNEDQVAADVRALVCGYRDTGFTGRAVARIFHGIASPCFPAQVWGRCRFWRAHLDKGFQALCRVATREILHLK; encoded by the exons ATGGAAATATCATTTTCAGAAGACTGCGAAAACAGCTCTTCGTTTTCAAACAGCGCTTTCTCTGCCCTAGAGACAAATAAGAAAAATGATATTCTTGAGGATTCGCAAAATGACACAATTGATACTACAGACTCCATGAATTTACATCAACTGGAAGCTAGTCTAGAAATATGTAGTCCTATCACTCCAATCGACATCAACAGCTTTAGTGGAAGCAGTGATGCCGTTCCTGAAGGAATGTTGCCTGCAGCTTGCGAGAAAAATGAAGAGGAATCGAAAATCGCTAATGAATTGAAGAATGTAAAGGGGGTTTGGGGGATCCATTTGAACGTGAAAAAGGAATGTAAgccagaaaataaaaaattgcccATTATTGAAACGCGTTCATCTCAGCTTTCCCAGAAGCTGTTTGCTGGGGCCAAATTTAAGATAAGGAACCCTCGGAAACCCCTGTCTGTTTCGCGAACCTTGAAGCGCAACCGATCCGACAGCTGTGCAATAGAAAGCATTTCAAATTTTGACTCTGTGTCCTGTGAAGATGATTATGTGTCTTCATCTGCCCCAAGCCAGTTTCAAGATGTTTCGTTAAATTTAACGTGCTCCCAGCCGTCGGGCTCGGAAAGCAATAACGCTTGTCAAAGTGATAAATTTAAAATTGCGACGATCCGCACGCCAGTAGCTCACACTGCGGtaaacattgtgcaaaaaatGTTTGCACCATCAAGTTCGCAGTCTGACTGTACACCCCTCAGGAAGATTGATCAGGGCTGGCTGGAAAGATGTGCGAAAGCCAATGATTTGCACTGCAAACCTTCATTGCAAAATGACTCGGGGATCGAGTCGCTGGGATCGAATGCGAAGTCATCAATTTCCCCTGAGGCGGAGTGCCTTAATTTTAAACCTTGTACTATGTTTGACTCTGTATTCGACAATGCTGTCGTTGCTGAtagttttcaaaacaaaaagttCGGCGAGTCCTTTGCCAGCGATGAAGATATTGTGGATGACAGTGGGTCTGAAACCGAATCCCAATCCAGATTTAGTTTTGGAATCAAGCGGAAATCGTGTAGTTATACCACCCATACCAATACGCCATTGGTAACAAACAGAAAGCCCGATAAAAAGTGCAAATTTGACGTTGATGCTGACAACCTCATATCTAGAAAATCTTGCGACAAAACCTCGGCTTCCCCCAGTTGTCTAAGTGAAGGCACTCCTAAAGAATGCTCGAAGACTGTGAAGGAAATCGACGTGTACGAGATTGCAAATACCATAGTCGAGGAAGAGAAGCAGATCTCGAAGAAAACCAAGAAGAAAGGCGGGAAATTGTCGAAAAAAGAACTGCTGGAGAAGAAGATGTCTTCGGGCCAGGCAAACGACAACTACGTCAGCATAAACTTGAAGAAGAAGATTTATGCGCGGGGCAAGAAGACTGTGAACTTCTCCAAGTACAAGAAGCTGGagtggaagaagaagaagagggcTGCTGGCTTCGCCGGTTGCTCCGACGACACTCCGGCGAACAGCGGGGGCGGAGGCCTGCTGACTTGCTTCAGCTGTGGCGACGTTGGCCATTACGCGAGGAACTGCCTCAACAAAG gGGACAAGTTGTTGCCGCAAGATGAGGGTGAAGAAGAAGACGAAAGTCCGTTCCCAACTCTGGAGCAGGCGGAAGCAATGGCTGCAGAACTCGCGCAGCCGAACGTTAGAAGAACGTTCCAACTGGGAAGG GAAGAACTAGAGGTTCGGAGTTTGGCTGAACAGAAAGATTTACCTGATTCTATGAAAGAAGAATTGGGAATTGAGACCTTGCCTCCATCCAAGGTACCACCTGTGTACAAACTAAATGAAGATGGTTCACTTATAG ACACGCCGCTGGAGGTGGTGGCGGCGCTGCTGAAGTTCGGGCACCGGCGGTTCCGCCCGGGCCAGGAGGAGGCCGTCATGAGGGTGCTGTCGGGGCTGTCCACCCTCGTGACCCTGTCCACCGGCGCGGGCAAGTCCCTGTGCTACCAGCTGCCGGCGTACGTCTACGCCCAGCGGAGCCGCTGCGTCACGCTGGTCGTCTCCCCGCTCGTCTCGCTCATGGAGGACCAG GTGACGGGGGTACCGGCGTGTCTGCGCGTCGCCTGCCTCCACACGGCCCAGACGCCCAAGCAGCGCCAGGCCGTGGCGGAGGCGGCTGGGGCCGGCCGCCTGGACGTGCTCCTGGTGTCTCCGGAGGCCGTGGTGTCGGGCGACCGCGCGACGGGATTCAGCGCCTTGCTGCGCCAGCTGCCGCCCGTGGCCTTCGCCTGCGTCGACGAGGCGCACTGCGTGTCGCAGTGGTCGCACAACTTCCGGCCCTCCTACCTCATGGTCTGCCAG GTGCTGAGGGAGAAGCTCGGGGTGAGCACGATCCTGGGGCTGACGGCGACGGCGACGGCGGCGACTCGGGCGGGCATCGCGCCGCACCTGGGCGTGCCCGACGGGGAGCGGGGAGTCATCAGCGACGTCCCCCTGCCGGCCAACCTCCTGCTGTCGGTGTCCCGGGACCCCGAGCGGGACCGGGCCCTGGTCGGCCTGCTGGGCGGGAGGCGCTTCGCCCCCTGCGGCTCAATCGTCGTGTACTGCACGCGGAGGGAGGAGTGCGAGCGGCTGGCCGCCCTGATCCGGACGTGCCTGCAG GACGCGCACGGTAGGAAGGCCAAGAAGTCGAGGTTGTCGGAGGTGGCAGAGCCGTACCACGCGGGGCTCAGCGCCGCTCGCCGCAAGCAGGTGCAGAAGTTGTTCATGTCAG GCGAGCTGAGGATCGTGGTGGCGACGGTGGCCTTCGGCATGGGCATCAACAAGCCGGACATCCGCGGAGTGATCCACTACAACATGCCCCACAGCTTCGAGAGCTACGTGCAGGAGGTGGGGCGTGCCGGGAGGGACGGCCTGCCGGCTCAATGCCACCTCTTCCTCGACAGCAAG GGCCGGGACAAGAACGAGCTGCGCCGGCACATCCACGCGGACTCGGTGGACCGCCACACGGTGCGCCGGCTGCTGCAGCGGGTGTTCGTGGGCTGCAAGTGCGCGACGGCGGGCGCGCCCTGCCCGGGCCACGAGGTGGCCTTCCCCCTGGACGACACGGTGCTGGCCCTGGACCTGCCCCGGGAGAACGTGCTCACCCTGCTGTGCTACCTGCAGCTGGACCCGCGGCGGTGGGCGAGCGTCCTGCCCCCCGCGTACACCCTCTGCAAGGTCGTCAGCTACAAGGGCCCCTCCGCCTTGCGCCGCGCCGCCGGCACG TGCGCGCCCCTGGCCATGGCGATAGCTCTGGACCAGCGTCGAGGCGTGTCCCACGAGAAGAGCAACATCATAGAGTTCCCCGTCGTGGAGGTCGCCGCCGCCATCGGCTGGGACAGCGGGCTGGCCAAAGCTCGCCTCAAGAACCTGGAGTGGCAGAAAG TGGGCGACAAGTGGCGCCGGACGGGCCTGGCCGTGGAGTTCTCGCGCCTGGGGTTCCGTGTGGCGGCGCGGGGCGACCTGCCCGCGCGGGAGCTCGACGAGGTTCTGGACACGCTGCACGCCCGCGTGCGCGGCCGGGAGGCGGCCGCGCTGGCGCAGCTCGAGTCCGTGTTCGCCGCGCTCACCGC GGTCTCGTGTCCGGAGTACAAGGAGTGCTCGGAGGAATGCAACATCGACAGAAGTGAGCAGCTGAAGGGAATAATAAGGGAATATTTCCAGCGAGAGCAGGTTGCCTGTGATCTGCCGTCAGAG GAGGGACTGCGGAACGAGGACCAGGTCGCAGCGGACGTCcgggcgctggtgtgcggctaccgGGACACCGGCTTCACGGGGCGGGCCGTCGCGCGCATCTTCCACGGCATCGCCAGCCCCTGCTTCCCGGCGCAGGTGTGGGGCCGGTGCCGGTTCTGGCGGGCGCACCTCGACAAGGGCTTCCAGGCGCTGTGCAGGGTCGCCACCCGCGAGATCCTCCACCTCAAGTGA
- the LOC134541458 gene encoding ATP-dependent DNA helicase Q4 isoform X1: MDLLNDSSFKLKYQKAKLKVKFWESEFKKANGCNPTKNDIRSAAEKVRDAYKTYYHLKSLILQKSLMEISFSEDCENSSSFSNSAFSALETNKKNDILEDSQNDTIDTTDSMNLHQLEASLEICSPITPIDINSFSGSSDAVPEGMLPAACEKNEEESKIANELKNVKGVWGIHLNVKKECKPENKKLPIIETRSSQLSQKLFAGAKFKIRNPRKPLSVSRTLKRNRSDSCAIESISNFDSVSCEDDYVSSSAPSQFQDVSLNLTCSQPSGSESNNACQSDKFKIATIRTPVAHTAVNIVQKMFAPSSSQSDCTPLRKIDQGWLERCAKANDLHCKPSLQNDSGIESLGSNAKSSISPEAECLNFKPCTMFDSVFDNAVVADSFQNKKFGESFASDEDIVDDSGSETESQSRFSFGIKRKSCSYTTHTNTPLVTNRKPDKKCKFDVDADNLISRKSCDKTSASPSCLSEGTPKECSKTVKEIDVYEIANTIVEEEKQISKKTKKKGGKLSKKELLEKKMSSGQANDNYVSINLKKKIYARGKKTVNFSKYKKLEWKKKKRAAGFAGCSDDTPANSGGGGLLTCFSCGDVGHYARNCLNKGDKLLPQDEGEEEDESPFPTLEQAEAMAAELAQPNVRRTFQLGREELEVRSLAEQKDLPDSMKEELGIETLPPSKVPPVYKLNEDGSLIDTPLEVVAALLKFGHRRFRPGQEEAVMRVLSGLSTLVTLSTGAGKSLCYQLPAYVYAQRSRCVTLVVSPLVSLMEDQVTGVPACLRVACLHTAQTPKQRQAVAEAAGAGRLDVLLVSPEAVVSGDRATGFSALLRQLPPVAFACVDEAHCVSQWSHNFRPSYLMVCQVLREKLGVSTILGLTATATAATRAGIAPHLGVPDGERGVISDVPLPANLLLSVSRDPERDRALVGLLGGRRFAPCGSIVVYCTRREECERLAALIRTCLQDAHGRKAKKSRLSEVAEPYHAGLSAARRKQVQKLFMSGELRIVVATVAFGMGINKPDIRGVIHYNMPHSFESYVQEVGRAGRDGLPAQCHLFLDSKGRDKNELRRHIHADSVDRHTVRRLLQRVFVGCKCATAGAPCPGHEVAFPLDDTVLALDLPRENVLTLLCYLQLDPRRWASVLPPAYTLCKVVSYKGPSALRRAAGTCAPLAMAIALDQRRGVSHEKSNIIEFPVVEVAAAIGWDSGLAKARLKNLEWQKVGDKWRRTGLAVEFSRLGFRVAARGDLPARELDEVLDTLHARVRGREAAALAQLESVFAALTAVSCPEYKECSEECNIDRSEQLKGIIREYFQREQVACDLPSEEGLRNEDQVAADVRALVCGYRDTGFTGRAVARIFHGIASPCFPAQVWGRCRFWRAHLDKGFQALCRVATREILHLK, translated from the exons atggaTTTGTTAAATGATTCATCATTCAAACTAAAATACCAGAAAGCTAAGTTGAAAGTTAAATTCTGGGAGAGTGAATTCAAAAAAGCTAATGGCTGCAACCCTActaag aATGATATCCGTTCAGCTGCTGAAAAAGTTAGAGATGCATACAAAACATATTACCATCTTAAGTCACTCATTCTACAAAAATCTCTCATGGAAATATCATTTTCAGAAGACTGCGAAAACAGCTCTTCGTTTTCAAACAGCGCTTTCTCTGCCCTAGAGACAAATAAGAAAAATGATATTCTTGAGGATTCGCAAAATGACACAATTGATACTACAGACTCCATGAATTTACATCAACTGGAAGCTAGTCTAGAAATATGTAGTCCTATCACTCCAATCGACATCAACAGCTTTAGTGGAAGCAGTGATGCCGTTCCTGAAGGAATGTTGCCTGCAGCTTGCGAGAAAAATGAAGAGGAATCGAAAATCGCTAATGAATTGAAGAATGTAAAGGGGGTTTGGGGGATCCATTTGAACGTGAAAAAGGAATGTAAgccagaaaataaaaaattgcccATTATTGAAACGCGTTCATCTCAGCTTTCCCAGAAGCTGTTTGCTGGGGCCAAATTTAAGATAAGGAACCCTCGGAAACCCCTGTCTGTTTCGCGAACCTTGAAGCGCAACCGATCCGACAGCTGTGCAATAGAAAGCATTTCAAATTTTGACTCTGTGTCCTGTGAAGATGATTATGTGTCTTCATCTGCCCCAAGCCAGTTTCAAGATGTTTCGTTAAATTTAACGTGCTCCCAGCCGTCGGGCTCGGAAAGCAATAACGCTTGTCAAAGTGATAAATTTAAAATTGCGACGATCCGCACGCCAGTAGCTCACACTGCGGtaaacattgtgcaaaaaatGTTTGCACCATCAAGTTCGCAGTCTGACTGTACACCCCTCAGGAAGATTGATCAGGGCTGGCTGGAAAGATGTGCGAAAGCCAATGATTTGCACTGCAAACCTTCATTGCAAAATGACTCGGGGATCGAGTCGCTGGGATCGAATGCGAAGTCATCAATTTCCCCTGAGGCGGAGTGCCTTAATTTTAAACCTTGTACTATGTTTGACTCTGTATTCGACAATGCTGTCGTTGCTGAtagttttcaaaacaaaaagttCGGCGAGTCCTTTGCCAGCGATGAAGATATTGTGGATGACAGTGGGTCTGAAACCGAATCCCAATCCAGATTTAGTTTTGGAATCAAGCGGAAATCGTGTAGTTATACCACCCATACCAATACGCCATTGGTAACAAACAGAAAGCCCGATAAAAAGTGCAAATTTGACGTTGATGCTGACAACCTCATATCTAGAAAATCTTGCGACAAAACCTCGGCTTCCCCCAGTTGTCTAAGTGAAGGCACTCCTAAAGAATGCTCGAAGACTGTGAAGGAAATCGACGTGTACGAGATTGCAAATACCATAGTCGAGGAAGAGAAGCAGATCTCGAAGAAAACCAAGAAGAAAGGCGGGAAATTGTCGAAAAAAGAACTGCTGGAGAAGAAGATGTCTTCGGGCCAGGCAAACGACAACTACGTCAGCATAAACTTGAAGAAGAAGATTTATGCGCGGGGCAAGAAGACTGTGAACTTCTCCAAGTACAAGAAGCTGGagtggaagaagaagaagagggcTGCTGGCTTCGCCGGTTGCTCCGACGACACTCCGGCGAACAGCGGGGGCGGAGGCCTGCTGACTTGCTTCAGCTGTGGCGACGTTGGCCATTACGCGAGGAACTGCCTCAACAAAG gGGACAAGTTGTTGCCGCAAGATGAGGGTGAAGAAGAAGACGAAAGTCCGTTCCCAACTCTGGAGCAGGCGGAAGCAATGGCTGCAGAACTCGCGCAGCCGAACGTTAGAAGAACGTTCCAACTGGGAAGG GAAGAACTAGAGGTTCGGAGTTTGGCTGAACAGAAAGATTTACCTGATTCTATGAAAGAAGAATTGGGAATTGAGACCTTGCCTCCATCCAAGGTACCACCTGTGTACAAACTAAATGAAGATGGTTCACTTATAG ACACGCCGCTGGAGGTGGTGGCGGCGCTGCTGAAGTTCGGGCACCGGCGGTTCCGCCCGGGCCAGGAGGAGGCCGTCATGAGGGTGCTGTCGGGGCTGTCCACCCTCGTGACCCTGTCCACCGGCGCGGGCAAGTCCCTGTGCTACCAGCTGCCGGCGTACGTCTACGCCCAGCGGAGCCGCTGCGTCACGCTGGTCGTCTCCCCGCTCGTCTCGCTCATGGAGGACCAG GTGACGGGGGTACCGGCGTGTCTGCGCGTCGCCTGCCTCCACACGGCCCAGACGCCCAAGCAGCGCCAGGCCGTGGCGGAGGCGGCTGGGGCCGGCCGCCTGGACGTGCTCCTGGTGTCTCCGGAGGCCGTGGTGTCGGGCGACCGCGCGACGGGATTCAGCGCCTTGCTGCGCCAGCTGCCGCCCGTGGCCTTCGCCTGCGTCGACGAGGCGCACTGCGTGTCGCAGTGGTCGCACAACTTCCGGCCCTCCTACCTCATGGTCTGCCAG GTGCTGAGGGAGAAGCTCGGGGTGAGCACGATCCTGGGGCTGACGGCGACGGCGACGGCGGCGACTCGGGCGGGCATCGCGCCGCACCTGGGCGTGCCCGACGGGGAGCGGGGAGTCATCAGCGACGTCCCCCTGCCGGCCAACCTCCTGCTGTCGGTGTCCCGGGACCCCGAGCGGGACCGGGCCCTGGTCGGCCTGCTGGGCGGGAGGCGCTTCGCCCCCTGCGGCTCAATCGTCGTGTACTGCACGCGGAGGGAGGAGTGCGAGCGGCTGGCCGCCCTGATCCGGACGTGCCTGCAG GACGCGCACGGTAGGAAGGCCAAGAAGTCGAGGTTGTCGGAGGTGGCAGAGCCGTACCACGCGGGGCTCAGCGCCGCTCGCCGCAAGCAGGTGCAGAAGTTGTTCATGTCAG GCGAGCTGAGGATCGTGGTGGCGACGGTGGCCTTCGGCATGGGCATCAACAAGCCGGACATCCGCGGAGTGATCCACTACAACATGCCCCACAGCTTCGAGAGCTACGTGCAGGAGGTGGGGCGTGCCGGGAGGGACGGCCTGCCGGCTCAATGCCACCTCTTCCTCGACAGCAAG GGCCGGGACAAGAACGAGCTGCGCCGGCACATCCACGCGGACTCGGTGGACCGCCACACGGTGCGCCGGCTGCTGCAGCGGGTGTTCGTGGGCTGCAAGTGCGCGACGGCGGGCGCGCCCTGCCCGGGCCACGAGGTGGCCTTCCCCCTGGACGACACGGTGCTGGCCCTGGACCTGCCCCGGGAGAACGTGCTCACCCTGCTGTGCTACCTGCAGCTGGACCCGCGGCGGTGGGCGAGCGTCCTGCCCCCCGCGTACACCCTCTGCAAGGTCGTCAGCTACAAGGGCCCCTCCGCCTTGCGCCGCGCCGCCGGCACG TGCGCGCCCCTGGCCATGGCGATAGCTCTGGACCAGCGTCGAGGCGTGTCCCACGAGAAGAGCAACATCATAGAGTTCCCCGTCGTGGAGGTCGCCGCCGCCATCGGCTGGGACAGCGGGCTGGCCAAAGCTCGCCTCAAGAACCTGGAGTGGCAGAAAG TGGGCGACAAGTGGCGCCGGACGGGCCTGGCCGTGGAGTTCTCGCGCCTGGGGTTCCGTGTGGCGGCGCGGGGCGACCTGCCCGCGCGGGAGCTCGACGAGGTTCTGGACACGCTGCACGCCCGCGTGCGCGGCCGGGAGGCGGCCGCGCTGGCGCAGCTCGAGTCCGTGTTCGCCGCGCTCACCGC GGTCTCGTGTCCGGAGTACAAGGAGTGCTCGGAGGAATGCAACATCGACAGAAGTGAGCAGCTGAAGGGAATAATAAGGGAATATTTCCAGCGAGAGCAGGTTGCCTGTGATCTGCCGTCAGAG GAGGGACTGCGGAACGAGGACCAGGTCGCAGCGGACGTCcgggcgctggtgtgcggctaccgGGACACCGGCTTCACGGGGCGGGCCGTCGCGCGCATCTTCCACGGCATCGCCAGCCCCTGCTTCCCGGCGCAGGTGTGGGGCCGGTGCCGGTTCTGGCGGGCGCACCTCGACAAGGGCTTCCAGGCGCTGTGCAGGGTCGCCACCCGCGAGATCCTCCACCTCAAGTGA